A genomic stretch from Halichoerus grypus chromosome 7, mHalGry1.hap1.1, whole genome shotgun sequence includes:
- the COX20 gene encoding cytochrome c oxidase assembly protein COX20, mitochondrial isoform X1 — protein sequence MAPQPRLRPSPATAKTQKRSLKWRPARGGGADGASARGAGGAGRGRRHPSEAMAAAPEPGEPAKGKPFKLLGILDVENIPCARDSILYGSLGSVVAGLGHFLLTSRIRRSCDVGVGGFILVTLGCWFHCRYNYAKLRIQERTARDGIKNKILYESTHLDPERKQSPSKNSS from the exons ATGGCCCCGCAGCCCAGGCTACGGCCCAGCCCGGCCACTGCGAAGACGCAGAAACGTTCCCTAAAATGGCGGCCGgcgcgcgggggcggggctgACGGGGCTTCCGCTCGcggcgcgggcggggcggggcggggccgcaggCACCCATCAGAGGCCATGGCCGCCGCGCCGGAGCCCGGCGAGCCCGCCAAGGGGAAG CCCTTTAAGCTCCTAGGAATTTTAGATGTTGAAAACATTCCCTGTGCACGGGATTCAATATTGTATGGTTCATTAGGATCTGTTGTGGCTGGCCTTGGACATTTTTTGCTAACTA GTAGGATTAGAAGATCATGTGATGTTGGAGTAGGAGGATTTATCCTGGTGACTTTAGGATGCTG GTTCCATTGTAGGTATAATTATGCGAAGCTAAGAATCCAGGAAAGAACTGCCAgagatggaattaaaaataagattttgtatGAAAGTACCCACCTTGAccctgaaagaaaacaaagccccAGCAAGAACAGTAGCTGA
- the COX20 gene encoding cytochrome c oxidase assembly protein COX20, mitochondrial isoform X2 — protein MAPQPRLRPSPATAKTQKRSLKWRPARGGGADGASARGAGGAGRGRRHPSEAMAAAPEPGEPAKGKPFKLLGILDVENIPCARDSILYGSLGSVVAGLGHFLLTRLEDHVMLE, from the exons ATGGCCCCGCAGCCCAGGCTACGGCCCAGCCCGGCCACTGCGAAGACGCAGAAACGTTCCCTAAAATGGCGGCCGgcgcgcgggggcggggctgACGGGGCTTCCGCTCGcggcgcgggcggggcggggcggggccgcaggCACCCATCAGAGGCCATGGCCGCCGCGCCGGAGCCCGGCGAGCCCGCCAAGGGGAAG CCCTTTAAGCTCCTAGGAATTTTAGATGTTGAAAACATTCCCTGTGCACGGGATTCAATATTGTATGGTTCATTAGGATCTGTTGTGGCTGGCCTTGGACATTTTTTGCTAACTA GATTAGAAGATCATGTGATGTTGGAGTAG